From a region of the Nonlabens sp. Hel1_33_55 genome:
- a CDS encoding peptidylprolyl isomerase — translation MMQFKAIDSRLIRSWISVLLVFAFAKAGSAQTTTTPDVQKDEAIKQEVLAALNDTVKPTKIRRKIDGVSGVIGDYVVLDSDIEQEIMALKRENQMGDLTKCDIMESLLGSKLYAHHAIQDSITVSDAEIESQTSQRIEYFKSRLNNASDEELAAYYRKDNIQQLRDELNVINRDQLLASRMQERLTEDVQITPEEVRQFFYSIPEDKRPFINSEVEIARIVVNSKPSEESIQETIEKLNEYRNDVLNNGANFAAKATLYSEDIGTERQGGVLSMRRSDPYAKEFKEAAFSLNEGEISEPFETSFGWHILYVEKVRGQIRDVRHILLYPYISRSQEAKAKAKLDAMRDMIVQGDTTFADAARAISDEKETAEKGGQFVNPVTGENLLDLAKIAPRYISSSIVSSVQFLQEGDVSGIIEEKDPRGTGSTSFTIVNLIRKVKDHEADYSSDYGKIKDLALRDKQVKKIEKWREDKIKDTYIKIGDDFDDCELLIEWNK, via the coding sequence ATGATGCAATTCAAAGCAATAGACTCAAGATTAATCCGTAGTTGGATCAGTGTTTTGTTGGTGTTCGCTTTCGCGAAAGCGGGATCAGCACAAACCACAACAACACCTGACGTTCAAAAGGATGAGGCCATTAAACAGGAAGTGCTGGCCGCATTGAACGACACCGTGAAGCCTACCAAGATACGTCGTAAGATCGATGGAGTTTCTGGCGTTATAGGTGACTATGTCGTGTTGGATTCTGATATTGAGCAGGAGATCATGGCGCTCAAGAGAGAAAACCAAATGGGTGACTTGACTAAGTGTGATATTATGGAGTCCTTATTAGGCTCTAAGCTATACGCACACCATGCCATTCAAGACAGTATTACAGTTTCTGATGCAGAGATTGAGTCACAGACCAGTCAGCGTATCGAGTACTTCAAAAGCAGGCTGAACAATGCCAGCGATGAAGAACTAGCCGCCTACTACAGAAAAGATAATATACAGCAATTGCGCGATGAGCTCAATGTGATCAACCGCGATCAATTGCTCGCAAGCCGCATGCAGGAGCGTCTTACTGAAGATGTGCAAATCACTCCAGAAGAAGTACGACAGTTTTTCTATTCCATTCCAGAAGACAAACGACCATTTATCAACTCTGAGGTTGAAATTGCGCGTATTGTAGTCAATTCAAAACCTAGCGAAGAGTCGATTCAAGAAACGATTGAAAAGCTCAATGAGTATCGTAACGACGTACTAAATAACGGAGCAAATTTTGCCGCTAAGGCAACTCTGTATTCTGAAGATATAGGTACAGAACGTCAAGGTGGTGTTTTATCCATGCGCCGTTCAGATCCTTATGCTAAAGAATTTAAAGAAGCTGCATTCTCTCTCAATGAAGGTGAGATAAGTGAACCTTTTGAAACGTCATTTGGTTGGCATATCCTTTATGTAGAAAAGGTACGAGGTCAGATTAGAGATGTGCGTCACATATTGTTGTATCCATATATAAGTAGATCACAAGAAGCAAAGGCTAAAGCAAAGCTGGACGCCATGCGTGATATGATTGTCCAAGGTGATACAACCTTTGCAGATGCTGCAAGAGCCATAAGTGACGAAAAAGAAACCGCAGAAAAAGGTGGGCAGTTCGTAAATCCTGTAACTGGTGAAAACTTGTTGGATCTTGCTAAGATCGCTCCACGTTATATTTCTTCAAGCATCGTTTCTTCCGTACAGTTTTTGCAAGAAGGTGATGTAAGTGGTATCATTGAGGAAAAGGACCCACGTGGTACGGGATCTACCTCTTTCACTATCGTGAATTTGATAAGAAAAGTAAAAGACCATGAGGCAGATTATTCTTCAGATTACGGTAAGATCAAGGATCTTGCTTTGAGAGATAAGCAAGTGAAAAAAATTGAGAAGTGGCGTGAGGACAAAATCAAGGATACCTACATTAAGATAGGTGATGATTTTGATGATTGCGAGCTGCTAATTGAGTGGAATAAATAG
- a CDS encoding carotenoid biosynthesis protein, translating into MKKAVILFLWVIHVSALIGIGLGYEDFFLGKSPFTMLYITVLVFAFFPIVKIKELALFAGFFLAGMTVEWLGVHTGWLFGEYSYGENFGPKLDGIPFLIGINWAVLTFTTHIIAKRWLKNLWLVAAVGSGLMVFLDFFLEQICDYAGFWNFTGGASWFNYVCWFVIAFILHLIASKFKLNGDFKISLHIYIVQLIFASILWIIISTT; encoded by the coding sequence ATGAAAAAAGCTGTCATCCTATTTTTATGGGTAATTCATGTAAGCGCATTGATAGGAATAGGCTTAGGATATGAGGATTTCTTTTTGGGAAAATCTCCATTCACTATGTTATACATAACGGTTTTGGTTTTTGCCTTTTTCCCGATTGTGAAAATTAAAGAACTTGCTTTATTTGCAGGGTTCTTCCTCGCCGGCATGACTGTGGAATGGCTAGGAGTTCACACAGGCTGGCTTTTTGGCGAGTATAGTTACGGTGAAAATTTCGGACCTAAGCTCGATGGGATTCCGTTTTTGATAGGGATAAATTGGGCTGTACTTACATTTACCACTCATATCATAGCAAAACGATGGCTCAAAAACCTATGGCTAGTTGCAGCTGTTGGTTCAGGCTTGATGGTTTTTCTCGATTTCTTTCTAGAGCAGATATGTGATTACGCTGGATTCTGGAATTTTACCGGTGGTGCCAGCTGGTTCAACTACGTTTGCTGGTTTGTCATAGCGTTTATACTACACCTTATTGCCAGCAAATTCAAACTCAATGGCGACTTTAAAATCTCTCTTCATATTTACATTGTTCAACTAATTTTTGCAAGCATCCTATGGATCATCATCAGTACGACATAG
- a CDS encoding DUF3291 domain-containing protein, protein MTMESTDQITTLTFYKYDNWQDQLWAFGMMQFAHAKLKRTKGLSFYKLLGSGKENFDPRPDFSVYGVLQVWKDASYAAEYFDNSKLGKRYQKHSAHQLTFYLRNIKAHGLWSKQNPFEKSENLNPENPFVAVITRATIKLPMLRKFWNYVPSSQKDLIDNPNLLFTAGVGERPVTQMATFSVWNNVEALQQFAYRGKSHRDAIRQTQALQWYKEELFTRFQPYQIKGTWPDFEIPEFLK, encoded by the coding sequence ATGACTATGGAATCCACTGATCAAATTACCACGCTTACTTTTTACAAATACGATAATTGGCAGGATCAATTATGGGCGTTTGGTATGATGCAATTTGCTCATGCAAAGTTGAAAAGGACTAAGGGATTGAGTTTTTATAAACTATTGGGAAGTGGCAAGGAGAATTTTGACCCACGACCTGATTTTTCGGTTTATGGTGTTCTGCAGGTTTGGAAGGATGCATCGTATGCCGCTGAATATTTTGATAATTCAAAATTGGGTAAACGCTATCAAAAACATAGTGCCCATCAACTAACCTTTTATTTAAGAAATATAAAAGCTCACGGGCTTTGGTCAAAGCAAAATCCATTTGAGAAATCTGAAAATTTAAACCCAGAAAATCCATTTGTTGCGGTTATTACAAGAGCAACGATCAAGCTACCCATGTTACGCAAATTCTGGAATTATGTTCCATCATCGCAAAAGGACTTGATTGATAATCCCAATCTCCTTTTTACAGCTGGAGTAGGAGAGCGACCTGTTACCCAGATGGCAACTTTTAGCGTTTGGAATAATGTCGAAGCGCTTCAACAGTTTGCTTACCGTGGTAAGAGTCATCGAGATGCCATAAGACAAACGCAAGCGCTTCAATGGTATAAGGAGGAATTATTTACTAGGTTTCAACCTTATCAGATCAAAGGAACATGGCCTGATTTTGAAATACCAGAATTTCTAAAATAG
- a CDS encoding acyloxyacyl hydrolase, which produces MRKTLKSALSRKQNIKKSMLLKLAFLFSIFLFANSIAAQDKNERNENDKRIGLNLGYSQQDRFPFNDEDYSHITRYIKIQLAQEVWRKDRQAMEILIEPSIYFVNHQLLNLFFIKPKEPNFEAQRALFTQNRSYREYALNLGLTYSYDINSRLLTYGLISVGPMTATADTERQRKGFSFSDILGAGMRYRIQNLEFDLRFTLRHVSSANLRRPNNGHNSAGVEVGFSYHL; this is translated from the coding sequence TTGAGAAAGACTTTGAAGAGTGCGCTTTCGCGAAAGCAGAACATCAAAAAATCTATGCTTTTGAAGCTTGCTTTTCTATTTTCTATTTTTCTTTTTGCCAATTCTATTGCAGCGCAGGATAAAAATGAGAGAAATGAAAATGATAAAAGAATAGGATTGAATTTAGGATATTCTCAACAAGATAGATTTCCGTTTAATGATGAAGATTACTCACATATCACTCGATATATTAAGATCCAACTAGCACAAGAAGTATGGAGAAAGGATAGACAAGCCATGGAAATTCTAATTGAACCATCTATATATTTTGTCAATCATCAACTTTTAAACCTATTTTTCATCAAGCCAAAAGAGCCCAACTTTGAAGCGCAACGAGCCCTATTTACTCAGAATCGATCTTATAGAGAATATGCGCTCAACCTAGGGCTGACGTACAGTTACGACATCAATTCCCGTTTACTTACCTATGGTTTGATAAGTGTAGGCCCTATGACCGCAACAGCAGATACAGAGCGTCAAAGGAAAGGGTTTTCATTTTCAGATATTCTAGGTGCTGGGATGAGATATCGTATTCAAAACCTTGAGTTTGATCTTAGATTTACACTTAGACATGTAAGCAGTGCCAACCTGCGCAGGCCCAATAATGGTCATAATAGCGCTGGTGTAGAAGTAGGTTTTTCTTATCATTTGTGA
- a CDS encoding lycopene cyclase family protein: MDHHQYDIAIIGLGNAGSQLLLAMINHPEFENHKILVLDDFKGDSLDKTWSFWEKETGKWDHLLSNEWKLGNFRTGKVDLDFDMSPYSYKKLKSHDVIAFAKAKLLNHPNYTLVESRANQVIENDNYATIVTESGSFETKLVLDSRIPKAFFEDTQSIKLQQHFLGWVIKTESEAFDPFRFVMMDYRLRDPGTTSFIYILPYSKTEALVEFTYFSSDLVAQEVYETYLKTYLKEYLKLDSYEITATEQGNIPMSTYRFEQHHTSLVHKIGTAGGWVKPSTGYSFKRSEKFVDQLLKNYLADKTLSDGMFSKKFRLYDDIMLDVLKNHNGRGHLLFQNLYKNNPISRIFSFLDEETTFLEELKIMLPLTSMPFIKGFFKKLF; this comes from the coding sequence ATGGATCATCATCAGTACGACATAGCGATCATAGGATTAGGAAATGCAGGTAGTCAACTCTTGCTGGCAATGATTAATCATCCTGAATTCGAGAATCACAAGATTTTGGTGCTTGATGATTTTAAAGGTGATAGCCTTGATAAAACTTGGAGTTTTTGGGAAAAGGAAACCGGTAAGTGGGATCATCTCCTTTCCAACGAGTGGAAATTGGGAAATTTCAGAACGGGTAAAGTTGACCTTGACTTTGATATGTCGCCCTACAGTTATAAAAAACTCAAGAGCCATGATGTTATCGCTTTCGCGAAAGCGAAACTCCTCAACCATCCCAACTACACCTTAGTCGAAAGTAGAGCAAATCAGGTCATCGAAAACGACAATTACGCTACCATCGTAACCGAATCAGGATCCTTTGAGACCAAGCTAGTACTAGATAGCCGAATTCCAAAAGCGTTTTTTGAGGACACACAATCAATAAAATTACAACAGCATTTTCTAGGTTGGGTCATAAAAACTGAATCTGAAGCGTTTGATCCTTTCAGATTTGTGATGATGGATTACCGCTTACGCGATCCAGGAACTACAAGTTTTATTTACATTCTACCGTACTCAAAAACTGAGGCTCTCGTAGAGTTTACCTATTTCTCATCAGACTTAGTGGCTCAAGAGGTTTATGAGACCTACCTCAAAACTTATTTGAAAGAGTATTTAAAACTCGATTCCTATGAAATCACAGCTACCGAGCAGGGCAATATTCCCATGAGCACCTATAGGTTTGAGCAACATCACACGTCACTGGTGCATAAAATAGGGACCGCAGGTGGTTGGGTAAAACCAAGTACGGGTTATAGCTTTAAACGCAGCGAGAAATTTGTTGACCAACTACTAAAAAATTATCTGGCTGATAAAACTTTGTCTGACGGTATGTTCAGCAAAAAGTTCCGGTTGTACGATGATATTATGCTGGATGTTTTGAAAAACCACAATGGTCGTGGTCATTTACTTTTTCAAAACTTGTATAAGAACAATCCAATTAGCAGAATCTTTTCATTTTTGGATGAAGAAACTACCTTCCTCGAAGAACTCAAAATTATGCTGCCGTTGACTTCCATGCCTTTTATTAAAGGCTTTTTCAAAAAGCTATTTTAG
- a CDS encoding AAA family ATPase yields the protein MSDVTAIDQLVVRHKELKKEISKIIIGQDHVVDQILISIFSGGHALLIGVPGLAKTLMVNTISKALGLEFKRIQFTPDLMPSDILGSEILDESRNFKFIKGPVFSNIVLADEINRTPPKTQAALLEAMQERSVTVAGHGYDLANPYFVLATQNPIEQEGTYPLPEAQLDRFMFAINLEYPTYEEEVMVVKSTTSDHKPVINPLFNAQEIVDIQQLVRRIPVADNVIEYAVKLVGKTRPKSDTAPEIIKQYLDWGAGPRASQNLILAAKTHAAVHGKYSPDIEDVKAVATGILRHRIIKNYKAEAEGHTEDSLISQIL from the coding sequence ATGTCAGACGTTACCGCGATTGATCAACTTGTAGTAAGACACAAAGAATTAAAGAAAGAAATTTCTAAGATCATTATAGGTCAGGATCATGTGGTAGATCAAATTCTAATAAGTATTTTTTCTGGTGGTCACGCTCTTTTAATTGGCGTTCCAGGACTTGCTAAAACCTTGATGGTAAATACGATTTCCAAAGCTTTGGGATTGGAATTCAAGCGTATTCAATTTACACCAGATTTGATGCCTTCTGATATTTTGGGAAGTGAGATCCTTGATGAGAGCCGTAATTTTAAGTTCATTAAAGGTCCCGTATTTTCTAATATCGTTCTGGCAGATGAGATCAACCGTACTCCACCTAAAACACAGGCTGCTCTTTTGGAAGCCATGCAGGAAAGGTCAGTGACCGTCGCAGGGCATGGTTATGATCTTGCAAATCCTTATTTCGTATTAGCTACTCAAAATCCCATTGAACAAGAAGGAACATACCCATTGCCTGAAGCTCAACTGGATCGTTTTATGTTTGCGATCAACCTTGAATATCCTACGTATGAGGAAGAAGTGATGGTCGTCAAATCGACAACATCAGATCACAAGCCGGTAATTAATCCGTTGTTTAACGCGCAGGAAATTGTTGATATTCAGCAGTTGGTAAGACGTATTCCTGTGGCAGATAACGTCATTGAGTATGCCGTAAAATTGGTTGGAAAAACCAGACCTAAATCAGATACCGCTCCTGAAATAATCAAACAGTACTTAGATTGGGGCGCTGGTCCACGAGCCTCTCAAAATCTTATACTGGCTGCAAAAACACATGCGGCCGTTCACGGAAAATACAGTCCTGATATTGAGGATGTAAAGGCAGTTGCAACCGGTATTTTGAGACACCGTATTATCAAAAACTACAAAGCAGAAGCAGAAGGTCACACTGAGGATAGTCTGATTTCACAGATTTTATAA
- a CDS encoding SDR family NAD(P)-dependent oxidoreductase produces MKETALITGASSGIGKEMCILHAQAFKDLVIVARNEKDLNGLKAQLESQYGITVHVISRDLTEPNAVDEIIEDLRKNKIEIHYLINNAGFGSVGAFAESEWDKSLNMIQLNVIALTNLCRKILPQMIERNSGKILNVSSTASLMPGPLQAVYFASKAYVTSFSNALSEELKKTNITVTNLMPGATETNFAKTAGLQDSALFEDTASAASVALTGYKAMTGGKMDVKAGITLGQSIMLKAIPFTPKKVILNQVRKMQEDH; encoded by the coding sequence ATGAAAGAAACTGCTTTAATTACTGGTGCCAGTAGCGGCATAGGAAAAGAAATGTGTATTCTACACGCGCAAGCATTTAAGGATCTAGTTATCGTCGCGCGAAATGAAAAAGATCTTAATGGTTTAAAAGCTCAACTGGAGTCTCAATATGGAATTACAGTACATGTTATTTCAAGAGATCTCACAGAACCGAATGCGGTCGATGAAATCATTGAAGACCTACGAAAAAATAAGATTGAGATACATTATTTGATTAACAATGCTGGTTTTGGTAGTGTTGGTGCCTTTGCAGAAAGTGAGTGGGACAAAAGCTTGAACATGATCCAACTTAATGTAATTGCTTTGACCAACTTATGCCGTAAGATTTTACCCCAAATGATAGAACGCAACAGTGGTAAAATATTGAACGTTTCATCCACTGCGAGCTTAATGCCTGGACCTTTACAAGCTGTATACTTTGCTTCTAAAGCATACGTGACATCTTTTAGCAACGCACTGTCAGAAGAACTTAAGAAAACAAACATCACAGTTACCAACCTAATGCCAGGTGCGACTGAAACGAATTTTGCAAAAACAGCTGGTCTTCAAGACAGCGCTCTTTTTGAGGATACTGCCAGCGCCGCTTCTGTAGCGCTTACTGGATATAAAGCGATGACTGGTGGTAAGATGGATGTTAAAGCTGGGATTACACTTGGACAAAGCATTATGCTCAAGGCAATACCATTCACACCTAAAAAGGTGATATTAAATCAAGTTCGCAAAATGCAGGAAGATCATTGA
- the ggt gene encoding gamma-glutamyltransferase, protein MFNSTKLLFLFTSLTLSSISCVAQTYARHGMVVSDNSIASQVGINILKKGGNAIDASVATAFALAVTHPAAGNIGGGGFLVFNPASGDATTIDFREKAPLAAHPKMFLDENGELIQGSNHDSAKAIGVPGTVAGLFLAHKNYGKLPWKELVMPSVEIATNGFPLTWALYNEAKYYHESDDATSFLKNYFLDEDENLTDFGGLWKQPELAETLQTIADKGHDGFYKGVVAQKIEDFMKVSDGIITTKDLEKYQAVERKPIVSTFNGYTIYSMPPPSSGGVTMAAMLNIMELVDKDSIPFNSTAYTHLMIETMRRGFADRAEFLGDPDFNPELPIERLISKEHAQKRFENIDMEEASISDPSEYGHPYDGESTTHFSVIDQDGNAVSVTYTLEQSYGSGLGSTELGFLFNNEMGDFNPVPGETTTNGQIGSDPNIIAPEKRMLSSMNPTIVTKNGKPHLIMGSPGGRTIINTVFQAVLNSMLYDMNVKESIEAMKIHHQWLPDVTYYEEQKLSPDTVKNLTDIGHNMVPRNQLGRLMGIQYDADQQIIIGASDSSSPDGAAIGY, encoded by the coding sequence ATGTTCAATAGCACTAAACTTCTATTTCTTTTTACGAGTCTAACCCTTTCTTCAATAAGCTGTGTCGCTCAAACCTATGCACGTCATGGAATGGTGGTTTCTGACAATAGTATTGCGAGCCAAGTAGGAATTAATATTTTGAAAAAAGGCGGCAATGCTATAGATGCCAGTGTTGCAACGGCTTTTGCACTGGCAGTGACACATCCAGCCGCTGGTAACATAGGTGGTGGTGGTTTTTTAGTCTTTAATCCAGCTAGTGGCGATGCTACGACAATAGATTTTAGGGAGAAAGCACCACTTGCCGCTCACCCTAAAATGTTTCTGGATGAAAATGGCGAGTTGATTCAAGGCAGTAATCATGATAGTGCAAAAGCCATAGGTGTTCCAGGAACAGTGGCTGGACTTTTTCTAGCACACAAAAATTATGGAAAGTTACCATGGAAAGAATTAGTGATGCCATCTGTAGAAATTGCCACCAACGGATTCCCGCTTACCTGGGCACTCTATAATGAAGCAAAATATTATCATGAATCAGACGATGCGACTTCGTTCTTGAAAAATTATTTTCTTGATGAAGATGAGAATTTGACTGATTTTGGAGGACTATGGAAACAACCTGAGCTTGCAGAAACACTTCAGACTATTGCAGATAAAGGTCATGATGGATTCTATAAAGGTGTTGTCGCACAGAAAATAGAGGATTTCATGAAGGTATCTGACGGTATCATTACCACTAAAGACCTTGAAAAATATCAAGCTGTAGAACGCAAACCTATCGTTTCTACTTTCAATGGCTATACCATCTACAGCATGCCGCCACCTAGTTCTGGTGGCGTCACAATGGCAGCCATGCTCAACATCATGGAGCTAGTAGATAAAGATAGTATTCCCTTTAATAGCACCGCTTACACTCACCTCATGATAGAAACCATGCGCCGCGGTTTTGCAGATCGTGCCGAATTTCTAGGTGATCCAGACTTTAATCCAGAATTACCTATAGAACGACTGATCTCTAAAGAACACGCGCAAAAAAGGTTTGAAAATATTGACATGGAAGAGGCTTCGATTAGTGATCCTAGCGAGTATGGTCATCCCTATGACGGCGAGAGTACGACCCATTTCTCGGTTATTGATCAAGATGGTAATGCTGTTAGTGTCACCTATACATTAGAACAATCCTACGGATCAGGCTTAGGATCTACAGAGCTTGGTTTTCTTTTCAACAATGAGATGGGTGATTTTAATCCAGTGCCTGGTGAGACTACAACTAACGGTCAAATAGGGTCTGATCCTAACATCATCGCCCCAGAAAAACGCATGCTCTCATCCATGAATCCTACCATTGTGACTAAAAACGGTAAACCACATTTAATTATGGGAAGTCCTGGAGGACGTACGATTATCAACACCGTGTTTCAGGCAGTACTCAATTCGATGTTATATGACATGAATGTAAAGGAATCTATTGAAGCAATGAAAATCCATCACCAATGGTTACCTGATGTTACCTATTATGAGGAGCAAAAGCTCTCACCAGATACTGTCAAAAACCTAACGGATATAGGACACAACATGGTTCCCAGAAATCAATTAGGCAGACTGATGGGAATCCAGTACGACGCAGACCAGCAAATAATCATTGGGGCTTCTGATAGTTCCAGTCCTGATGGAGCGGCAATTGGTTACTAA
- a CDS encoding aconitate hydratase — protein MAFDIDMIRKVYETMPGRVDKARELVGKPLTLSEKILYSHLWDETTDKPFTRGKDYVDFAPDRIACQDATAQMALLQFMQAGKDKVAVPTTVHCDHLIQAKQGATKDLARANDVSSEVFKFLGSVSNKYGIGFWKPGAGIIHQVVLENYAFPGGMMIGTDSHTVNAGGLGMVAVGVGGADAVDVMAGMPWELKFPKLIGVKLTGKINGWTSAKDVILKVAGILTVKGGTGAIVEYFGEGAKNLSCTGKGTICNMGAEIGATTSTFGYDESMSRYLRATDRSDIADAADKVAEYLTADDEVYANPEQYFDQVIEINLDELVPHLNGPFTPDLATPVGQLGEKAEKNGWPLKVDWGLIGSCTNSSYEDLTRAASIAEQAVKKKIKPKSDFGINPGSEQIRFTAERDGILKVFEDLDATIFTNACGPCIGQWDRSDMKGDEKNTIVHSFNRNFSKRADGNPNTHAFVGSPEMVAAIAISGRLDFNPMTDKLINEDGEEVMLEEPSGIELPPKGFEVEDAGYEAPVKDGSNVTVTVAEDSDRLQLLTPFEPWDGENLMGAKLLIKAFGKCTTDHISMAGPWLKYRGHLDNISNNCLIGAVNAYNKQTNLVKSQIDGEYDAVPKTQRAYKAKGIPTVVVGDHNYGEGSSREHAAMEPRHLGVYVVIVKSFARIHETNLKKQGMLGVTFQNESDYDLIQEDDTFNFIDLKDFAPDKPLTVEVVHKDGSKDTFKVNHTYNHAQIKWYRKGSALNLIKEENAA, from the coding sequence ATGGCCTTTGATATTGACATGATCAGAAAAGTGTATGAAACCATGCCTGGACGAGTGGATAAAGCTCGTGAACTGGTAGGTAAACCATTGACACTTTCAGAAAAAATCCTTTATTCACACTTGTGGGATGAAACTACAGACAAACCTTTTACAAGAGGTAAGGATTATGTTGATTTTGCTCCAGATCGTATTGCATGTCAGGATGCAACTGCCCAGATGGCGTTGTTGCAGTTCATGCAAGCTGGAAAGGATAAAGTTGCCGTACCTACAACGGTGCATTGTGATCACTTGATCCAGGCAAAGCAAGGTGCTACTAAGGATCTTGCCCGTGCAAATGATGTGAGTAGTGAGGTATTTAAATTTTTAGGTTCTGTTTCCAATAAATATGGAATAGGATTCTGGAAGCCAGGTGCTGGTATTATTCACCAAGTAGTTCTTGAAAACTATGCGTTCCCAGGAGGAATGATGATAGGAACTGATTCACACACAGTAAATGCTGGTGGATTGGGAATGGTTGCTGTAGGAGTTGGTGGTGCAGATGCAGTTGATGTTATGGCAGGAATGCCTTGGGAATTGAAATTTCCGAAACTGATAGGTGTCAAGCTAACCGGAAAAATAAATGGTTGGACTAGTGCTAAGGATGTTATTCTTAAAGTAGCAGGAATCCTAACTGTAAAAGGTGGAACTGGAGCTATTGTAGAATACTTCGGTGAAGGTGCAAAAAATCTTTCCTGTACTGGTAAAGGAACCATTTGTAACATGGGTGCGGAGATAGGAGCGACAACATCAACCTTTGGGTATGATGAGTCCATGTCTCGTTACTTGCGTGCTACAGACCGATCAGATATCGCAGACGCTGCAGATAAAGTAGCTGAATATCTTACTGCAGATGATGAGGTTTACGCTAATCCAGAGCAATACTTTGACCAAGTGATCGAGATCAATCTTGATGAATTGGTTCCACATTTAAATGGTCCATTTACTCCAGATCTTGCCACACCGGTAGGTCAATTGGGTGAAAAAGCTGAAAAGAATGGCTGGCCATTAAAAGTAGATTGGGGACTTATAGGTTCTTGTACCAATTCATCCTATGAAGATTTGACAAGAGCAGCCTCCATAGCAGAACAGGCCGTAAAGAAAAAAATCAAACCGAAATCTGATTTCGGTATTAATCCAGGATCAGAACAGATACGTTTCACCGCAGAGCGTGATGGTATTTTAAAAGTTTTTGAAGATCTTGACGCTACTATATTTACAAACGCCTGTGGACCATGTATAGGTCAATGGGATCGTAGTGATATGAAAGGTGATGAGAAGAATACAATTGTTCACTCCTTCAACCGTAACTTCTCAAAACGCGCTGATGGGAATCCAAATACCCACGCATTTGTAGGTTCACCAGAAATGGTTGCTGCTATTGCAATCTCTGGTAGGTTGGATTTCAACCCTATGACAGACAAGTTAATCAATGAAGATGGTGAAGAGGTGATGCTAGAAGAGCCATCAGGTATTGAATTACCACCTAAAGGTTTTGAAGTTGAAGATGCAGGTTATGAAGCTCCCGTAAAAGATGGAAGCAATGTAACTGTAACTGTTGCAGAAGATAGTGACCGTTTACAACTGCTTACTCCATTTGAGCCATGGGATGGAGAAAATCTCATGGGTGCTAAACTGTTGATTAAAGCATTTGGTAAGTGTACTACAGATCATATTTCTATGGCTGGTCCATGGTTGAAGTATCGTGGTCACTTGGATAATATTTCTAACAACTGTTTGATTGGTGCTGTTAATGCTTATAACAAGCAAACGAACTTAGTCAAGAGCCAGATTGATGGTGAGTATGACGCAGTGCCTAAAACACAGCGCGCTTACAAGGCAAAAGGAATTCCAACAGTAGTTGTAGGTGATCATAACTATGGTGAAGGTTCTTCTAGAGAGCATGCAGCCATGGAGCCTAGACATTTGGGTGTTTATGTGGTAATCGTTAAGTCTTTTGCACGTATCCATGAAACCAACCTTAAAAAGCAAGGAATGTTAGGTGTAACTTTCCAGAATGAATCAGATTATGATTTAATTCAGGAAGATGATACTTTCAACTTCATTGACCTTAAGGATTTCGCACCTGATAAACCGTTGACAGTTGAGGTAGTTCATAAAGATGGATCCAAAGATACCTTTAAAGTAAATCATACTTACAACCATGCACAAATCAAATGGTACCGTAAGGGAAGTGCTCTTAACTTGATCAAAGAAGAGAACGCAGCTTAG